In Labilibaculum sp. DW002, the genomic window AGGTGAACACCTTCAACTACGATACAACGTGATCCAATGAAACAGTTGTCTTCAATAATAACCGGAGCAGCTTGAATTGGCTCTAAAACACCACCAATACCAACACCGCCACTAAGGTGAACATGTTTACCAATTTGAGCGCATGATCCTACAGTAGCCCAAGTATCAACCATGGTTCCTTCATCAACATATGCACCGATGTTTACGTAAGATGGCATCATCACCACATCGCGAGCAATAAAAGCACCATAACGAGAAACGGCATGAGGAACGACACGAACTCCAAGTTCTGCATAATTCGTTTTGAGTGCCATTTTATCGTGAAATTCGAATGGACCAACTTCAATGGTTTCCATTTTACGAATAGGGAAATATAGAATTACAGCTTTTTTCACCCACTCATTCACTTGCCACCCATTTTCAACTGGCTCTGCTGTTCTTAGCACTCCTTTATCCAGAAGTTCAATGACTTCGTTGATATTTTTTTGAACGTCAGCATTTTTTAAAAGACTTCTGTCTTCCCAAGCTGATTCGATGCTTTGCTTTCAAATTTTCGGACATAATCAATTGTATCAATTCAATTCTGGTTAATTAGGTAACAAAACTACTTAAAAAAGTTGAAAAAGGTTTAGAAATTAACAATTCGAAGATTCAAAAAATCAAATCATTAACAGTAAAAAACTCAATCTCACCAGTTATTGCTTTTTATTTATTCGAATTGAAATCTTCAATCAATTCTTTTTACTTTTGACTGAATTTAATCAAAAGGTTCATGCAAAAATCGAAATTTTTAGCTCAAATCAACACACATCCTAGTTGGAATTCTTTTTTATCTAATGAGATTCTTCTGTTGTTGGAAAAAATTGAAGAATCAATTACCATTTCAACCGCTACACCAGCAGTTCATCTCATATTACGATTTCTAGAAATGGACTTGAACAAAATTCCAGTCGTTATTCTAGGTCAAGATCCTTATCCTCAAAAAGGTGTCGCTACAGGAAGAGCCTTTGAAGTAAATGGTTTAAATTCCTGGCACGATAAATATCGAAATGTTTCTTTAAAAAATATTTTACGGAGTATTTATAAATCTGTAAGAAACGAGGAATTAAAATATTCTGAAATTTTGGCCAAACTAAACGAAGGAGATCGTTTACCAATGGATGATGATTTTTCAATTCTACCGCCGAATCAACTTTTTAAATACTGGTGGGAACAAGAAAATGTACTGCTTTTAAATACCGCATTCACCTGCGAAATTGGCGAACCAAATTCGCACAGTAAAATCTGGGCTCCTTTTACGCATGCTTTACTAAAATACATAGCACATGCGAATAAAAATACCATTTGGTTTTTGTGGGGTAAAAATGCACAGCAAATTGTTGAAGGAATAAACATAAGCAACAAAATAGAAACTGCCCACCCAATGATGTGTTTCCAGAGAGATAATGACATCCTATTTGGGCACATTAATCCGTTCTTAGAAACAGCAAATCTTGTTAACTGGACAGGTAAATAGCATACTACAAGCGCATTAATTTGGGTTAAAGTGTGTTAAAAAATGTAATTAATAGTCCTGAGATTCAAAAGGAAAAATTATCTTTATGCATTACTAAGAAAATTGACCATTTTGAAAAAAAGTTTACTCCTTATATTTTTCTCTTTACTTTTAGTAACAAGCTCTTTTGCTCAAACAGAAAGTCAAGAAGAAGTTCAAGACAGCAGTTTTATTGTTTCAGGAAAAATTATCAATCCTGAGACCTTGAAAGGTATTTCCTTTGCTCATGTGAAAATTCACGATAGCTACTTGGGAATTATTTGTGATAGCCTTGGATTTTTCCGCCTAAGAGTAAATCACGGTCAAAAGCTGAAAGTAACAGCTCTTGGTTTTCAAGAACAGATTGTTGAGATAACGCCTCCTACCGAAGAAGATGAAGTATTTCAGGATATTCTAATGGTTAGGCAAAGTTATTTACTTGAGGAGGTTGATATTTATTCTCTTGGCTCTTGGAAAGATTTCAAGGAAAACTTTGTAAATACAGACGTACCAGTAGAAGAAAATGTTGCATCTACTTTTGATTTTGGAAACCTTAACTTAGCACAAAAAGAAGCTAGTACATTACAAAGAGGTGGCTTTGGTGTTAATCTTATGGATGGGATTGACTTTATTAAAAAAATTCGCAAAAAAAGAAGAGCTAGAAATGCAAAACCAAGCATGGCCGATTGGCAACTGCGAATTCTTCAATCTAAATTTAATAAAAAGGTTGTTGCTGAGCTTACGCATGAATCTGGATTAACATTGGAAGTATTAATGGAATACATCAATACATATTCTAATTTCACACACAACACAAGTGAAATGTATATAGGCGTTAAAGTTAAGCAGCTGCATAAGAGATTTTTAGAAGAAAGACCTCAATTTGAAAAAAACTTGACCCTTTTAGACTCTATTGGTCCAATAAACAACCACTTACGACCTTAAAAACTGAACAAATGAACCTATGAAATTAAATAAACTAATTTTCATTTCATTTTTTCTATTTCTCACATCAAGCTTTGATTCTTTCTCAAAACCTACGGAACTCGATTCCATAATTAGTATTTCTGGTCAAATAATTCATGCTGATAGTCTAAGTCCAATTCCTTTGGCTACAGTTAGCATTAAACGCACAAAAAAAGGGATTATTTGCGATAGTTTAGGCATTTTTCATTTGCAAGTTCAGCAATACGACACACTCCGAATTAGTGCGCTCGGTTATAAAAAAATAGAATGGGCAATCCCGCTCATTATCAATCCTGAATTCCCACCTTTTTTTCAGATCAAATTAGAAGACATTTCCTACCTGCTAGATGAAGTTGAAATTTATGCCTTAGGTACTTGGGATGAATTTAAGGATGAATTTCTCAAAACAAAACTTACGGATAAAAACCCGATCAGCAAAAACATTACGAATCAGCTAGCTCCTTACAACACAAAAAAGCCAAATGTAGTTCCTGCACAATACAGACCTAAACGAGAAGGTAAAATGGGTGTAGTTTCAGCAATTTTTGCACCAACAGATTTCTTACACAATAAATTGAGTAAATCTGAGAAATCGAAGAAAAAACTATCAAAAATAATCCGTAACGAAGGAAATTTGAAAAAAATAAGTGCGAAGTACAATGCAGAAATAGTATCTGATGCCACAGGTTTAAAAGGTGATGAATTATTAGCCTTTATGGAGTTTAGTGGATCTCATATTAATGTGACGGCAAACACTTCAGATTATTCTGTCATGAAGCAGATCCTATTTTGGTTCGAAAAATACAAAGAGAAACCTACAAAAGAGGAGTAAAAACTCTAGCCATTGATTCTTTTAATTTTTGTCCTTTAGAGCGTTTTTGCCAATCAGATAAATGAAGTTCTTCACTAGCTTCTAGATCTGTTAAAAATCGCGTTCTTAATGCCATTGTAGCTTCCTCATCATAAATCAAAGCATTGACTTCAAAATTCTGTTCGAAACTTCTGATATCCATATTAGCAGTTCCTACTGTAGAGATAATTCCATCGACCATCATTATTTTACTGTGATTAAAGCCTGCTTTGTAGAAATAGATTTTTACACCTGCTTCTAATAATTCCTCTATGTAAGATAGAGTGCCATAAAAAGTCATAGCTGAATCTGATTTTTCAGGAATTAGTACTCTAACATCAATACCACTCATAGCAGCTGTTTTTAGAGCCATTAGGATACTTCCATTGGGCATAAAGTAAGGCGAAGAGATGTACACATTTTGTTTAGCAGAGGCAATCGCCGAGAAATATGCTTGTAAAATACTAGCCCAATCAGAATCGGCTCCCGAAGAAACAATTTGAATCAAACAGCGTTCTTTTACTTTGAAATTAGGTCTGTATTTTTCATCAAGTAGCACTTCCTGTCTAACAAAATACCAGTCAATGAGGAAAACGATTTGTAAACTACTAGCAGCTTCTCCTACAATTTTCAGATGGGTATCTCGCCAGATTCCAATTTCAGGGATCCCATTTTTATAACGATCTGCAAAGTTCAAACCACCTACAAATGCTGTCTTTCCATCAATAACAATTATTTTTCTATGATTGCGATAATTGATTCGACTGGTTAGGATTGGAAAACGAACAGGAAGGAAGGCATAAACTTGTGCACCCGCACTCTTAAGTTCTTCCACATATTTATTACTTAATTTCCAACTTCCTACTCCATCGTAAATAACGCGAACTTCAACTCCTTCTTTTGCTTTTTGCACTAATATTTCAAGTAATTCTGAAGCCAACTCACCATCTTCAATAATGTAATATTCCAAATGAATGTGATCCTTTGCCTTACGAAGTGCCTTAAAAATAGATGTAAAAGTTTCCTTTCCATCGTTTAATACTTTTACCCGATTGTATCCGGTAAGCAATGCCTTAGAATTATTTAAAAGCAATGTCATTACATTTTTTTTCTCATGAATTCGCTCATCTTTAAGCAATTTGCTTTTTTCCAAACGCAAGCTTTGATCGTGACTCATAACCTGTAGCCATTTTAAATCTCCTAACTCTTTATGATTGAACATTTTTTGCTTTCGGAAACTCTGGCCAAAAACCAAGTAAGAAAGCAAGCCAAAAACAGGTAACAAAACCAAAACAAACATCCACGAAATGGTTTTTTGCGGACTCCGATTTTCAAGTACAACTATAATTACTGTAGATATAATGGTTATAACATACAGTACTGCCAACACTTGAAAAAAGTGTATCCAAAAAACCGGCCAATTAATTGTTAATAGCATATCTAATTAACTCTTTCAGAAGATTTGTATCTTTGTTTTCAAATCTGAATTGAGAACACAATTGATCCAATTCCTTTATCAAAACAAATGGAAACAGTAAACACTATACAATCTACAATAAATTACATAAAAAATGAACTTAAGGAAATATATCCTGCCAGAGAAACAGAGAGCATGGCCTATATTTTACTTGAATTTGTGCTCCAATACAGCAGAATACACATCCAACTAAACAAAGATGAAAAGATTGACAATCTTACTGTTAGCCAGATTGTAAATTACACAAAAGAGTTAAAAACAAAAAAACCACTTCAATACATTCTGAGAGAAACTGAATTCTACGGTTTAATTTTTAAGGTAAATGAGCACACCTTAATTCCAAGACCCGAAACAGAGGAATTGGTTCATGCAATTTTGACTGAAAATCCTATTTCTGGATTAAATATTCTTGATATTGGCACCGGTAGTGGTTGCATTCCAATTTCATTGGCTAAAAATCTAAAAAAAGCCAAAGTAGCTTCCGCAGATATTTCTTCAGGAGCTATTGAAAAAGCAAAAGAAAACGCTCTCCTAAATGATGTTAACATTGCTTTCTACAACAGAGATATCTTAAGATGGGAAGATTTTGAATGGGAAAACTATGATATCATTGTAAGCAATCCGCCTTACGTTACCGAATCTGAAAAAGAAAAAATGGATGGTAATGTTTTGGATCACGAACCTCACACAGCACTTTTTGTGACCGACCATGATCCTCTTATTTTTTATAGAACCATTGCAAATTTGGCAAGTAAATATTTGAATACAAACGGAAAATTGTATTTTGAAATCAACGAAAGTTTAGGAAAAGAAATGATTGAACTTTTAGAAGGAAATAACTTTACCAATATCCGTTTGCAAAAGGATATTAACGGCAAAGACAGAATGATTTCAGCGATAAAAAGCAAGTAATGGATTACGAGAAAAAACAGAAAAAAGAAATCAGCGCACAATCTGCTCTATCGAAAGTCATGTTTATTTGCAGCAGGCAAGAAAAATGCTGTTTTGACATCAGAAAAAAACTTCATGATTGGAACCTTTCTTACGACGATCAGGATGAAATTATTCAAACTTTAATCGAGGAAAAATTTCTAAATGAAGAGCGCTACACCAATTTTTATGTGCGCGATAAATTTCGTTTTAACAAATGGGGGAAAATAAAGATCTCGCATCATTTAAAACAGAAGCAAATTCCTGAGAATCTAATCGATAATGCTCTTGATCAAATAAATGAGAAAGACTATAAAGAAAGCTTAGGCGATATTTTATCCCACAAAATAAAAAGCATAAAAGAAGATGATCCCTATCAGCTTAGAGCGAAACTATACCGCTTTGCGCAAGGCAGAGGTTTCGAATCTCACATAGCACTCAACTTTATCGACAAACTCATTTCGGAATTAGAATAACATTTCTAAGCTCCTTTGGCAAGCTTATTGTTAACAAATCATTATCTTTAAAATTCACTTAAAATAGAAATCATTCCTATGGTTAAATCTTTACGCACCCTTTTTAATTATTTTACCATTCTTTTAATCATGGTTAGCTGCTCTCCTTATTCATCTTCAGCTAAGCGCAGACCGCCAAATTGGGTTAAAGAGCGTCCTATTTCTTCGGAATATTACATTGGCATAGCTGTGGTAAATAAAGATGCTAATCAAACCAGCTACATGCAATTGGCAAAAAATCAGGCTTTACAGGATTTAGCTTCTGAAATATCCATCAACATATCTTCTAATTCTGTTTTGCATCAATTTGAAAATAACACCAGTTTTAAAGAAGAATTTGAGGCTGATGTTAGAACATCTATTGTTCAGGAATTGGAAGGTTATGAAATGATTTCGTCGTGGACAAATAAAAAAGCAAAGGAATATTGGGTTTACTACCGATTGTCAAAGAATCAATATGCTTTGCTGAAGAGAATAAAACTTAACAAAGCAAAAAAACTTTCTCAAAGCTATTTAGAAGAAGGAAAACAACTTGAGAAACAACTGGATCTTTTTCAGGCTTTAAACTATTATGCCAAATCTTTAGATGCAATTAAAAATCATTTAGATGAAGATTTATCTGTTATGACTTTTGATGGAAATGTAAACTTGGGTACTGACATTTACAATTCTATTCAGAATATTTTTAATCGCACTCAACTAATCCCTGAGAAAAAAGGTATAAAAATTCAAATTTCAACATCTCAAAAAGAACCAATTTTGGTAAAAGCCGATTGGTTAGGGAATGATGGAGCGCAAAGTATAAAACAATTGCCTTTGCAATTTAAATTCGTAAAAGGTGAAGGTGTTTTAAACCAGAATGTGGCAACAGACCAATTTGGTTACGCAGCCTCTCAATTGTCAAAAGTTACGTCTCGACAAAAACTGCAAGAAATTGAAGTATCTCTCGATCTTTCATCCATTTTAGATGAAACAAATGAGAACTATGAATTGAATAAACTTTTTTTTACTCCTGAATCTGCTCCAAAAAGCAAAATCATTCTTACTGTAGAAAGGTTAAAAGCCTACTTGAACTTTAGTGAAAAGATTTTTGGTGAAGACTCCAAGCGTTCTATTCTGAAAAATGCAATTAAAAAAGAGTTGTCAGAGAATTTTTTCTCATTTACTGAAGACAAAGATAGTGCTAACGTTATTCTTGATGTAAAGACCAATGTAATAAAAGGTGAGATAAAGAAAGGCCGTAACTATAAAGTTCATATCGTATATCTGGATTGCTTTTTCTCATTAACAGATATCAAGTCAGGTTTTGAGATTTTTAACGACGCCATTTATGAAGTAAAGGGAATGAAACCTGTTAGTTATAATTATGCTGTGAAAGAGGCTTATGAGCAGGCTGTTGAAGAAATTCATAATACGATTATACCAAAATTAAATCAACTCGATTTATAATCAGAACTAATTTTAAAATAAAAATATCAAGAAAAATAATAGCGTTTTAAATTCAACACACATGAAAACAAGAAAATTACAATCATTATTCCTAGGATTAGGAATGATAATGACTGCCGGATTAAGTTCTTGTGGTTCTAGTGAAAAAGTAGCATCTACAAAATCACAAGGCGAAGAATTAATTGAAGTTTATTGTACAGGTCCTGACTATCAGTCAGACAAAAAGCATTTTAGAGCTTCAGCAATAGGTGAGAGTTTAGATCAAATGGTTTCGAAGAAGAAAGCAGGAACCAATGCTCGTGCTGAGTTGGCTTCTTTGGTTGCATCTACAATCAAAGGAACGATTGATAATTACGTGAATTCAACAGAGTTGAATAATGTTGAGCAGGTTGAAGAACGTTTCGAAGGCTTAACTCGTGAGGTGATCAATCAGCAATTGAATAACATTAAAGTGATTTGTGAGAAGCAAACTCGTACTGCTCAAAGCAAATACAAGACTTATATTGCTATTGAAATGAGCGCTGATGATTTGGAAAAAGCAATCGAGCAGAAATTATCTCAGGATGAGAAATTAAAAGTGGATTACGATTACAATAAGTTTAAAGAAACTTATGAAGCTGAAATGCAAAAGCTGGAAGCTAAGCAGAGAGGATTTTAATAAAAAACACCCACAATAAGAAAGACCATTTCTAATAAAGAAATGGTCTTTTTACATCTAAAAAATTGGCCTATTATAAATTAAATAACACACCAACAGCTAGGTTAATATTCTCATAAGCTGAATTGTACTTAAGGTCTCCAAAAAACTGAACATCTCCTCCAGTTCTCGCTCCAATACCTAAATTCAAGCCTACTTTTGAATCGGAACCACCAAGATCTCCAAATTCACCCAAATCAATTGAAACATCTGCATATGAATAATTCAATCCTCCAATTGCATATACTTTTAAAGACTCATTTTTTACGAAATTATACTGAGCATCTGCATCTAACACATAATAAGATACATCTATACCATCTGGAGAACTTGGAAGAAAATAAGTGAACCCAGGGGCAATTGAAAATGATTCATTCAACTCATACAATCCTTTAACTCCAATTCCAAATGCGGCTTTATCACTTCCGTCATCATCAATAGAAAGCTTAGTTCCAAATACAAGATTACCTCCCAATTTCATTTGAGCGCTTACCTCTTGACCTACCAATAACATTGCAAAAATTGCAAATACCAATAAAATCTTCTTTTTCATAACTTAATTTTTAGGTTTAATGTTGTTTTACTTATTAAAAATAAGATTAATATTATTTTTAATGAAAGAAAAATAAGCATTTCTCCACACGCACAACAAATAAGCCTCACTATAAACATGTTGCACAACTTGGATATTAACATAAAACATTACTTCTTTTAAATATCCATTTAAGTAAATTTCTTTTTCGGCAAATTCACACCCTATAAATTTAACATATGCATCACTTTATCAGATCTAAAACAATTAGTGGGACGCACCAAAGTGTTAAGGAAGTATCCTTACTATTAATTTCAAGTCAATTCGAATTTTTATTCAATCAACAACCGATCCTTGTTAATTGCTCACTGTTGACTACCTTTACATCTCAATTATAAAATTCAAGAATGATAACAATAGACCAGCTAAAAGATTTAGCGGAACGCACGGCAGCGTTAAGGAGGTATCTTTGACATTGATGCCAAATTAATACAGATACAAGAAGATGAAATGAGAACTCAGGCTCCAGGTTTTTGGGACAATCCAAAAGAGGCCGAAGTTCAAATGAAAAAGCTTCGTGGAATAAAATCTTGGGTAGAATCATACAATGAGATAAAAGAAGCCATTGATGACCTTCAGATTTTGTTTGATTTTGCCAAAGAAGATGAAGCATCTCCAGAAGAAGTTGATGAGCAATTTGCTTCAAGCGAAACATTAATTGAAGCTTTAGAGCTTAAAAATATGCTCGGGAAAGATGAGGATAAGCTAGGTGCTATTCTGAAAATAAATTCGGGTGCTGGTGGTACTGAGAGTTGTGATTGGTGCGAAATGCTTTATCGAATGTATTTACGATATGGTGAAGCTCATGGCTATAAGGTGACTTCCTTAGAATATCAGGAAGGTGACGAAGCTGGAATAAAGTCGGCAACTATCGAAATTGAAGGCGATTTTGCTTACGGATATCTTAAATCGGAAAATGGTGTACACCGTTTGGTTCGCCTTTCTCCGTTTAATTCTGCCAACAAACGAATGACCACTTTTGCATCGGTCTATGTATATCCTGCCATTGATGATACGATCGAAATTGAAATTAATCCTGCTGATATTTCTTGGGATACATTTCGTTCAGGTGGTGCAGGTGGACAGAATGTGAACAAGGTAGAAACTGGTGTGCGATTACGACATGCTCCTACTGGCATTATTATTGAAAATACCGAAACCCGTTCACAACACGGAAATCGTGAAAATGCACTTCGATTGCTAAAATCGCAGTTGTACGAATTGGAACTAAGAAAACGTCAGGAAGAGACTGATAAAATTGAAGGTTCTAAAAAGAAAATTGAATGGGGATCGCAAATTCGGTCCTATGTAATGCAACCTTACAAGCTAGTTAAGGATGTGAGAACAGGCCACGAAACATCCAATGTTCAAGCCGTTTTAGATGGTGATTTGGATGGATTCATTAAAGCATTCCTAATGGAATTTAGTAATGACGAAAAAAAATAAAATACCGTAGGGACGTTACCTGCAACGTCTCTACTCTTTTGTTTTTTTGGGTTTAAACATCCCTCCAATTAAAACTCCGAACAACACCCCGTAAGGAACCATTGTATACCAATTGGCCTGTATTACGCAAGTTCCACTTACACATCCAACATATTTCCAATAAAGAAATCCTCCTAAAAGGCCTACTAGACCACCAATTAATTCAAATTTCCTATTTGATATGAATTGCTTTACCATACTGTAGTTATATATCTATTTATATAATTCAAACTTAGTAAAGAATAATGAATAATTTTGTCTTACGACTGACAATTCTTTCCTAAATTAATTTTTCAAGCTTTTTTTTTAATTTACAAAACACAAATTCAATTCTCCTCGATAAAGCTGAAAGACGTATATTTGTATCACTTTAAACTATAAACCAGAATTAAACATGTTAAAAATATATCACAATCCTCGTTGTTCTAAAAGTAGAGCTGGATTAAAATACCTACAAGACAAAGGCTTAGAGCCTGAAATCCGTTTGTACCTGAAAGAAGAATATACAGAAGCAGAACTTGCCGACGTATTGATGAGAATGGCAAAGAAACCTGTTGAAATCATTCGAACTCATGAAAAAATCTACAAAACAGACTTTAAGGGTAAAAATTTTAACGACGATGAATGGATTAAAATTCTAATCGAATTCCCAAATCTAATTCAAAGACCAATTGTGGTTAATGATCACAGAGCAATATTTGCTGTTCCTGCTGAAACAATGGAAGAAATTCTCTAAGAAATACTCTCTATCAACCAATTATCACAATCATATTTGATTTTCTATGTTTATGGATTTACTCATTGTAATATAATGACATGAATAAATTTGGAAAAATATATCTCGTATTATTAATCTTACTTTTCGCAGCTTGTGATCCTTTTGCAACTAAAATAGGAGACGAAGTATCGCTATATGAAAGTATCGAACAGAAAGAATTTGCTTTTCCTGACACATTAAAAGTAATGACATGGAACATTAAATTTGGAGGGGGTCGAATCGATTTCTTCTTCGATTGCCACGGAGAAAGGGTGATTATGGAAGAATCTGAAGTTTTGGAAAACATGTCAGCTGTGGCTGAAAAAATCCGTGAAGTAAATCCTGACATTTTAATGATACAGGAGGCAGATGTAAATGCAAAACGAAGTGCCTTTGTAGATCAAGTTCAATATTTGCTTGACAATACTGATTTTAATTTTGCAGCCTACGCTTCGCAATGGAAAGCCAAACACATTCCTAGCGATGGAATCGGTAAAATGGATTCGGGAAATGCTATTTTATCGAAATGGAAGTTTACCGATGCAAAACGCATAACACTTCCTTTAATTAAATCGCAAAATTTTATCGTTCGTTACTTTTATCTAAAAAGGAATATCTTGGGAATTAAGCTAGAGCATGAAGGTAAGACCTTACACCTGCTTACAACTCACGCATCTGCTTATGCAAAAGATGATACAAAGAAAAAACAACTGGATATTATTAAGTCACATATCGATTCTCTAAAACAAAATGGTGAACGATTCATATTTGGTGGAGACTTTAATTCCCTTCCGCCTTACAGCAAACAAACTAGCCAATTTGATGATTCGGCTTGTACCGATGGAGATTTTGAAGCAGATAATTATGCAGAAGAAACCGATTGGATGATCCCATTTTATGAAGATTATAATCCGGCGATATTATTAGAGGATTATAAAAATG contains:
- the arsC gene encoding arsenate reductase (glutaredoxin) (This arsenate reductase requires both glutathione and glutaredoxin to convert arsenate to arsenite, after which the efflux transporter formed by ArsA and ArsB can extrude the arsenite from the cell, providing resistance.); the encoded protein is MLKIYHNPRCSKSRAGLKYLQDKGLEPEIRLYLKEEYTEAELADVLMRMAKKPVEIIRTHEKIYKTDFKGKNFNDDEWIKILIEFPNLIQRPIVVNDHRAIFAVPAETMEEIL
- a CDS encoding endonuclease/exonuclease/phosphatase family protein: MNKFGKIYLVLLILLFAACDPFATKIGDEVSLYESIEQKEFAFPDTLKVMTWNIKFGGGRIDFFFDCHGERVIMEESEVLENMSAVAEKIREVNPDILMIQEADVNAKRSAFVDQVQYLLDNTDFNFAAYASQWKAKHIPSDGIGKMDSGNAILSKWKFTDAKRITLPLIKSQNFIVRYFYLKRNILGIKLEHEGKTLHLLTTHASAYAKDDTKKKQLDIIKSHIDSLKQNGERFIFGGDFNSLPPYSKQTSQFDDSACTDGDFEADNYAEETDWMIPFYEDYNPAILLEDYKNDNSKHFTHTTDKNGYWNRKLDFLFTNGAFIPNSGTTLQQWMQVSDHAPIIVEFNTKQ